The following are encoded in a window of Scophthalmus maximus strain ysfricsl-2021 chromosome 2, ASM2237912v1, whole genome shotgun sequence genomic DNA:
- the nlrc3l1 gene encoding NLR family CARD domain-containing protein 3, whose protein sequence is MMDDTEMEALAMSLDGSSLGDAASGRRQWSVSNEDDEIYYIPERRPSLDLGQSLIDTSHWHHVERAPSPALSYMSMATDESTVETGGKDGSSTGVQLDRQDSYSSCYSVDSDNCENIILRAKSEDDAVSETSDTPQSIHTTNEFTSTSLTVAFTFKAICKTLGKMTEGALRTFKMALWQRYPQSFNTPPQDMDLVDLVDRLLEFYNLDMSLQITKTVLEDMGQKKMVAYLQTLCLRNEMRHDLSETLKRTYSEVCEDVDMQEKKRPFDDVYTNLYISSTCDNGPNIEHEVMTIEKLNSNQEAEIRLSTKDIFTPEMLERSNTKITLLTGPAGSGKSMAVRRLVLDWAEGRAHQHVSFLFPLPFRELKQFEGSQLSLLQIIQKLYPETEKLRHEDYRSEDCKILLVFDGLDEYNGVLDFENTGLVSDVTDLTTLNAIVVNLLRGKLFNHGLFLITSRPQVKFRIPWDTHYLEIEVRGFCDRERDEYFHRRFTDPNQAARVIAHIKTFKTLGIMCHLPLFCSLVADECHHMFREQGTGAELPRSITYMYTKLVLLLTRQRRTFRAPDSSPDKERDFLMQLGKLAFDMLEQGQFQMTKLDWKDTGIDEKEAVNNSGLCTQYLIKPNVLFLEEVLSFVHPTVQEYLAALYVFLSFTNQGKNIFEQHLTKKLMGLFKGQRVMELYKSAVDRSLLCADGKLDISLRFLFGMVHETNLELLRPLCTSAKWPTVIEDAAALIRKRIRENHFPGRNNNLQHCLEELGVLTSEAASQ, encoded by the exons ATGATGGATGACACTGAAATGGAGGCGCTGGCCATGTCGTTAGACGGCTCTTCCCTTGGGGATGCAGCGTCTGGTAGAAGACAATGGAGCGTGTCCAATGAAGACGACGAAATCTACTACATCCCTGAGCGAAGACCATCTCTGGACCTGGGACAGAGTCTGATAGATACCAGCCACTG gcaTCATGTGGAACGGGCCCCGTCTCCAGCTCTGAGCTATATGTCGATGGCAACTGACGAGAGCACTGTAGAAACGGGTGGCAAAGATGGATCTTCCACAGG GGTCCAGCTCGACAGACAGGATTCATACTCCAGCTGCTACTCCGTGGACAGTGACAATTGCGAAAATATAATCCTCAG GGCGAAAAGCGAAGACGATGCTGTCTCAGAGACTTCTGACACACCGCAGTCAATCCATACCACCAATGAGTTTACTTCTACTTCTCTGACGGTGGCATTCACCTTCAAG GCCATCTGTAAAACCCTAGGGAAGATGACAGAGGGAGCTCTAAGGACATTCAAGATGGCGCTGTGGCAGCGTtacccacagtctttcaacacTCCTCCCCAGGACATGGACCTTGTGGACCTTGTGGACAGGCTGCTGGAGTTTTACAACCTTGACATGTCTTTGCAGATCACCAAAACTGTTCTTGAGGATATGGGGCAGAAAAAGATGGTTGCTTATCTCCAGACTTTGTGCCTCAGAA atGAAATGCGTCATGATTTGAGTGAGACTCTGAAGAGGACATACAGTGAAGTATGTGAGGATGTAGACATGCAGGAAAAGAAGAGGCCCTTTGACGACGTCTATACTAATCTCTACATTTCCTCAACATGTGACAATGGCCCGAATATTGAACATGAGGTCATGACCATAGAAAAACTGAACAGCAACCAGGAAGCAGAGATACGTCTTTCTACCAAGGATATTTTTACCCCTGAAATGCTGGAGCGCTCAAACACAAAGATAACGTTGCTCACTGGACCGGCAGGGTCAGGAAAGTCAATGGCGGTCAGAAGGTTAGTCCTGGATTGGGCCGAAGGGCGAGCCCACCAACAcgtgtcttttttgtttcctttgccgTTCAGAGAACTCAAACAGTTTGAGGGTTCTCAGCTCTCCCTTTTGCAAATAATTCAAAAACTCTACCCAGAAACAGAAAAGCTGAGGCATGAGGATTACAGAAGCGAAGACTGCAAAATACTGTTAGTCTTCGACGGTCTTGACGAGTACAACGGTGTCCTCGACTTTGAGAACACCGGGCTCGTAAGTGATGTCACAGATCTCACCACCCTGAATGCCATTGTGGTCAACCTCCTCCGAGGGAAGCTGTTCAACCACGGCCTGTTCCTGATCACTTCTCGGCCGCAAGTAAAGTTCCGCATTCCCTGGGATACGCACTATTTAGAGATAGAGGTGCGTGGATTCTGTGACCGCGAAAGGGATGAGTACTTTCACAGGAGATTTACGGACCCAAATCAAGCAGCCCGAGTTATTGCACATATTAAAACTTTCAAAACCCTTGGCATCATGTGCCACCTGCCCTTGTTCTGCTCTCTGGTTGCTGATGAGTGCCATCACATGTTTAGGGAACAGGGGACGGGGGCGGAGCTGCCCAGGAGCATCACTTACATGTACACAAAGCTAGTGCTCCTGCTCACACGTCAGCGTCGCACATTTAGAGCTCCAGACAGTAGCccggacaaagagagagacttCCTTATGCAACTTGGAAAGTTGGCCTTTGACATGTTGGAACAAGGCCAGTTCCAAATGACCAAGCTCGACTGGAAAGACACTGGAATCGATGAGAAGGAGGCAGTGAACAACAGTGGCCTGTGCACACAGTATCTAATTAAGCCCAACGTTTTGTTTCTTGAGGAAGTCCTGAGCTTTGTCCACCCCACCGTGCAGGAGTACCTGGCTGCCCTGTATGTGTTCCTCTCCTTTACAAACCAGGGAAAGAACATTTTTGAGCAGCATTTGACAAAAAAGCTCATGGGGCTATTCAAGGGGCAAAGAGTCATGGAGCTGTACAAGAGTGCTGTGGACAGGAGCCTGCTCTGTGCGGACGGTAAACTGGACATTTCCCTACGTTTTCTGTTTGGAATGGTGCACGAGACCAACCTGGAGCTCCTCCGGCCGCTCTGCACTTCTGCAAAGTGGCCAACGGTGATCGAAGATGCTGCTGCCCTCATCAGGAAGAGGATCAGAGAAAATCATTTTCCTGGTAGGAATAACAATTTGCAGCActgcctgga